A genome region from Chthoniobacterales bacterium includes the following:
- a CDS encoding sulfurtransferase yields the protein MSTEYAHPEALVSTDWLAAHLTDPSIRIVESNEDVLLYATGHIPGAVHIDWRSDLQDNLIRDYISPEKFAEVASKNGITPETTVVFYGDKSNWWATYALWAFRLFGHEKVKVLNGGRDKWIAEGRDLTREKPAHAPTNYPVPAKRLDQEIRAFYEDALGHSKNHLPLIDVRSPGEFKGDITHMPEYPQEGVLRGGHIPGANSIPWKTAANDDGTFKSAEELTKIYTEGVGLKSDDDIIAYCRIGERSSHTWFVLTYLLGYEKVRNYDGSWTEWGNRVGSPIVRGI from the coding sequence ATGTCCACCGAATACGCCCATCCCGAAGCCCTTGTCAGCACCGATTGGCTGGCTGCGCACCTCACCGACCCGAGCATTCGCATCGTGGAAAGCAACGAGGACGTGCTCCTTTATGCCACTGGCCACATTCCTGGCGCGGTCCACATCGACTGGCGTAGCGACCTGCAGGACAATCTCATCCGCGACTACATTTCCCCGGAGAAATTTGCCGAAGTCGCCTCAAAAAACGGCATCACGCCCGAGACGACAGTCGTTTTCTACGGAGACAAATCCAACTGGTGGGCCACCTACGCGCTCTGGGCCTTCCGTCTTTTCGGCCATGAAAAAGTGAAAGTCCTCAACGGCGGCCGCGACAAATGGATCGCCGAAGGCCGCGACCTCACCCGCGAAAAACCAGCTCACGCTCCGACGAATTACCCTGTACCCGCCAAGCGGCTCGACCAGGAAATTCGCGCCTTCTACGAGGACGCCCTAGGCCATAGCAAAAATCATTTGCCCCTGATCGACGTCCGCTCGCCCGGCGAATTCAAGGGCGACATCACCCACATGCCCGAGTATCCGCAGGAAGGCGTCCTGCGCGGCGGCCACATTCCCGGTGCCAACAGCATTCCCTGGAAAACCGCCGCCAATGACGACGGCACCTTCAAATCCGCCGAGGAACTCACCAAAATTTACACCGAAGGAGTCGGCTTAAAGTCCGATGACGACATCATCGCCTACTGCCGGATCGGCGAACGGTCGAGTCACACCTGGTTCGTGCTCACCTATTTGCTCGGCTACGAAAAAGTCCGCAACTACGACGGCTCCTGGACCGAATGGGGCAATCGCGTCGGCTCGCCGATCGTGAGAGGAATCTAA